The genomic DNA TACCTACTCTATATTGACATCCATTCGGAACTACAGAAATCAAATGTCCACATTTTCTGATTCAGCATTCATAGTTAGCTACATTGGCAGTAACTCACGCAATGTCTAGTTATTGTTGAATAACACAAACTAAAGAGGCAAATTGAGAATGAAAATAGCACAAGActattttcttctcattttaGATTGTCCAGAAGATCAAACTCCATGATTCATGGACAAGATTAATTTTTGATCCATCAACTTAAACACTAATGTCCCAATCAAATCTTTAGTTTCAATGATTATAATATCAATCAGTAATAACTTCAACACTAATGTCCCCAAGTTAATTTACAATAATTGCCATCATGAAATCTtgtagtttttcttttcaatttgagTAATCAGGTAAATGTTgtcattttctttattgttaTAGTTAAAAATCTAGCACCTCTTGCTAATTGCATGAAAATAACTAGAACAAAGAAAATTTAGAAACTTTCAGGGTATGGTATTATCTAATCCCTCCACAATATAGATTAAATGTGATGATTATAATATGCATCTAATACTTCAGACTAAACCCGACGTTAGTCATCTTTGATTTGATGCAGAACAAAGACAGAAATATGGATTAAGGATGAGAGTTCACACCTTATGCATACAGTTCAGTCAAATTTAAGTTGACACATTCCTGAGGCCCTTGGCACATCAGATATTGTTTTGAGAATGTCGTACTTCTCCTTTAAGTCCACGGAAATATCAGCAATAATCAATGTCTTTAAAACAAGTCCTTTTTGTAAAACATACTCAGCAAATGACACCTCATCTGAAAATCCACGAAATcctttaaattgaataaaagttaGGTGTGATACGAGACAATTAGGAACACATGGTGTTGAAGTCCATCGTAGGAAAGATGACTGTTCCTGTAGGCAACAAAACATGTTCTATGTTAAGTTGTGTACCAGGCCATATATAAGatgcaatttataatttttgtaatttatttcataaaaaatggtaattttCACATCATAGTTATGTAGACCAAATTAAGCTTCGATCGACAAAACAAACCTTGTCGTTATGAATTATGAGAACTTGAAGCATAGGACACTTTTGAAGCAAGTTCAGTACAGAATTGATGTTGCACCGACAAAGAGTGAGTTCTAGGCGAAACAAATAGCAAAGTTCTTGAAAATTTAGATCATGGGGCTCTCCAAGCAGCCACTATTTGAACATGACATCAAATAGTAATTAGtacaaaacaatatatatgaCATCAGAGATAGTAGTTAATCAATAGTTTGTAACTAGTTTGAACTTAATCTCTATATAAGTGAGATAacatttgatgcaaatataaaataaaacttaaaccTTGGTTGTTGAACGACCCAACACTAGATGTTTAGTCCCAGAGAGATTTCCAAGGAGGTTGTTCAAAGGGATGACGGAAGAAAACGGCTGGAGAAAAACATTAAGATGTGCTTCCACCACATTGTGCAAGTTGTACATGCTAAAAACTTCGCCGGATGTGATTCCGTTGATGTAAAGGTACTCAAGATCCGGTGCTTTCATTTCAAGGTAAGCCCCAACTTCATTATCAATGATGATTGTCAACCTTTTCAAAGAAGGTGGGACGCAAACTTTATCCATATGGTATGGAAGGAAGTGCAAAGATAAAGAATTTCAATGTTTGGGCAGCCACATAGAAGTAAATTCAAGGAAGGCACTTCCACATAATAAGTGTTAATTACCAGCTTCTTCAGTGATGTTAAAGTAACCGGCGTAGAGCTTTGAACGTGTAAATCAATGTCACTATAGAGACTGAGGAACAAACAAGTAATATTATATCACAAttcagaaaacaaaacaaaaaacaatcaaatatacTAGATTCTACTTGGAAAAATATTTAGGTGCATTTACTGTTTTTCATATGACTTTTAACGTAAAATACACTTTATTTTGGGGAGTAACACACCATTAAACCAACCCAACTAGGTTCAATAAATGACTAAATTAATTAGTGTTCTTTAATTTATGGAACCAATTTACTATTTCCTAaatttaagggactaaattaTTCAAACCTTCAATTTTGAGGATCGGAATACGAATTTCCTTTTCAAAATACTTTTTTCATCTCAAAAtaatagtcgtttaaggtttatgtatatttttaagaaaatgattatttgtgttgattttaatgataaaattattatcatttactaaaatacaattattaattgtagttagtgaaTTAGTTAAGttagatgaaattcaataaataaaagtataatagtggaaaaataataattgttacattgatattctaaagtgacaattattttgaggcatagaaaaaatattaaaaagacaattaGGGAGTGTCAAGTTCTAAATGCAGTTAAAGATCGCAAGTTAAAGTACACATTATACGGCCTATTTCAAAATAAAGGTGTTGAATTAGTAAAGGTGCCATTTTACCGGGCAGGTACAAGTAGTTGGTGCCTAGGGTGTCTAAGAGTCCGTTTGGTTTGAGGTTTTTAGAGGGAGGGGAGGGACGGGAAAGTTTTAAACATTATGGCTTTGTTTACGAGTTGGGGGGAAGGGATGAGaggggtttaaaaaaaaatgaaggagcaAGTGAAAGAAATAGATGACATTGAGAGGAAAAGACTTTGGggcttcttttttcttcataatacaaaatcctcctcattcaaaaattgtattggaggaggatTTTTGAGGGTTTTCGAGATTTTAcattaattctttaaatttaatttatggagttataatattttcaaaattaaaaccaTAGTCGCCGCcacatttcttcttcttgtctACCGAAGAGGGTGATATAGTgacaattttgacccaaaatcacccctcctctgaattgatttttctttctttttagttaaataggtgattttcacatattttcaatcttctttcattttctttttagatttCGTTGTCTTTACACGGCAccatttgttttgattttccgtctttgtgcaatgtattttttatttctcgtGTTACtgtggtgtttatttgatttgggTTGAAAGATTAACTTTGAGAAAGTGCATATTCAATCGATGACTTTGATATTGTCAAGGTTGCAGATCTTGAAACATGAGTATTTCAGatacttgaatatagtcatatttgtatgCATATATACTCtgcaattttatgtttttaacatggatgatatgagtttcttcgcagattcatcctttttgtatTTAGCGACTTTGAATTTGTAATGTATCGATATATACTCTgccaatttgaatgaatgaatatcatttattttgtcaaaaaaaaaatattcttcaaattaaaaatatattaatcacaaGCATTATTTATCAATATCTAAAATactactctttcaaaaaatgtgaaagattttaccattttccCATATATTTTCAACCCTCCAAAGTTTTCCTTCCTCTCAAAAGTTCCAACAAAGCCTATGTGTATGGTTAAACTtttaggaggggaggggagagGTGGGGGGAAAATCCCCCCAAGACCTATTTTTTGCTCGCTCCAAATTGAAGTTTTTTCGAGAGGAAGTAGTGAaaactctttaaaattttattaccTTGTCAAAATTATCctcatattattttaaaatttcaatattatCCTCGTTACAAAACCTCTTATGTGAACGTGTAAAAatcattgttattatttatgTGTAAAAACCTCTCTTCGAACCCTACTCCTTCTCTATTCTGTCTGCCCGCTCCCCCTTCAATCCTGCTTTACGTGAAACTGAGTTATCTTTATCCatactagcgaaaagacagTCACTCTTACGTGCTCGTCTTttcgctctttttattgtgctaacgtttgaaaattatgaacggtgttttttataaaattttgatttagattaaaactaaaaatataaatgtttgttgctttcaagttataacaaatcaaactaaccatgattatatattttaatgacaccaacaatataacaaaaaaatataatctaaattccttttttaatgacatcaacaacaatcgttgtttaagaaaaagttgtttaaagatataattgaaataattaaaaagtaattataaatatattcatttagtttgttacactttttaaatgataaagtaaaaaaaaaaacagacatatatatatttatatcgtgtttgttacattttttaatatttaaatttattgttatatatttgttacatgcgttatttgtattaaaaatgaaggtgtttttgaaaagagaaaaaaccaACTCAAAAGAATCGAAAGagagattattttatttatatattatagaatAGATTACAATTAAATCTATTGTTTATCCATATTACAATTTCATCAATGAATAATATTTATCATGATCCATTGTCACGTTCCTGTACATGTATATAGACCTGTGCCATCGTTTTAGTAGCTTTGTTTATCAATATTACATGTTTATCGATGCCTTAACCATGATCTATTTTATAGACTTGccatcgtttttttttttttttttggtagatagacgaaatggcaaagccattataaactcacacacacaagtggaggtaccggggttcgaaccccggtcatgacatccggcctaacaatttcggcattttgccagttgagctaggacttctggatccCATCGTTACTCTTATagtatgtatataaatataaactagAACCAttacccgtgctaacgcacgaGGTCTTATTTTCATGTAGAATAAGtcataataaatataacaataagtttgaccaaaaaaaataatatatatataataataagtcGTAAAACATAGAGAGTATAAAATTTATGATACATTCTAAGCTATGAATCATAGGAATAGTAgaactttaattttgttaaataataGAAAGTACACAACCTAGAAAAAATTGTCCGTCATAAATAATTAACAATGAAGAAGTTTATTCCAGACAGATAGCAATCTTTAACCAATCAACAATGGCAGTCGAACTCCAACCCGTCATCTCTCTCACACCCTCCTTCTTTTTCCAAACTGATACCAATCTTGCCCCAATCAACAATGACAGAGTCGAACACCAAACGGCAAAAAGCAGcagaaaaagaagataaagaagaTAGGATCAGTGGTCTCCCAGACTGTACGCTGAGCCACATCTTGTCTTTCCTTCCAATTAAAACCTCCGTTCAAACAAGTGTTTTGGCTAGCCGGTGGCGCAATATTTGGAAGAATTTATAAGTTCTCAACTTCTCTGACGACTCCTTCAAATTCAATGTCAACTCTATCAAAATAAATGACGAAAGATTCAAGAAATTTCTAATCTTTGCGGGTTTGTAAACAACGTGTTTACTCTTCGTAGGCAAAACCCTATTAGGAAGTTGTGTCTGTCATGTACTAAATCTTTCGTCGACAACGAATTCTGCAGATATTCAATCGACACATGGCTGCGCTCTATCATTGGGCCCGACCTCAAGGAACTCGACCTCGTACTCTTTGGTAATGTGCTGCCTATCTCCCTCTCTGCTTGCACTAACCTCGTTTCCCTCAGGCAAGcatatattattcattttattttttttatcgtagtattgtgttttttaattattattaaaatttcgTTAGACATTAACGCTCTTTATGTGACATGACATGATTTGATGATGACATGCTAACAATTAACATGTAGCTCAGCCTCTATGGTGTTATAGATTTTGAATCGCTATTTGCTAAGGAGGTGATTCGCTTACCATCACTAAAGAAGTTAGAACTCCCTGCTATAGACATGCCTGCAATGAATGCCTTCCTCGTTGGTTGCCCTATACAGAAGTAGAGAAAAATAGCACATGCGAAGTAGACTTAAATTTTAGCActtcattttcaactaaaataaaatttgctttgttatgaaaattatcccaatttcttggataataaatattgtcaatatttttaatattagtgaagtacattattaggaacaaacGGCCCAAAAACTATCATcaatttcttcgataataaatTTCCGAGCATATTTTTAAGaacaaccaaatttttttataggagggtgtatatagaaattttGTGCTGCATGggatatatatagcaaattgCACTAAAAGggcaaaaaaacataaacagaTTTCAGCCCATTCCTATATCATATCAAAGTTTGGGCCTTTTCAATGAACTTTGCTATATATACCCcccaaaatccaaatatttttatatacacCCCCCATCTTAAAAGTTTTTTGGGCCCCCCACCGGCAAGGACCCTAGGCCGTCGCAATTGCGGCCTATGCCCTTGGGCCGGCCCTGTTTGTTTAATGGATTAATTGGCTTCATGTTCGCGTAACACCCCTTAATGATCTGAAATTTAtccattcaatatttttattaaatagattaCCTCCTTTTATGCATACTCCAAATGATCACTATGACATATAACATGATTTCTTACCATATATGTATCATTACATTACATCTTATGTATGTTGTGGTGTTTTGCACTGTCGACAGGAAGAGTCGCCTTTACCAGGATGGACTACACAACCAAGTGTTCCTAATTGTATCGTATCACACCTAACTTTTATTCAGTTTAAAGGATTTAAAGGAGTTCCAGATGAGCTATTATTTGCTGAGTATATTCTGCAAAAAGGACTTGTTTTGAAGacaatgattattgatgatatttcaGTGGACCTAAGCAAGAAGTACGACATTCTCAATAAGTTATCTAAAGTGCGAAGGGATGGAATTTTCCCACTTATATTTGACTGATTTATAGGTCATAATAAATATTGGATCATTGGTactaaatctttttttatttggggGTGTTGATGT from Medicago truncatula cultivar Jemalong A17 chromosome 8, MtrunA17r5.0-ANR, whole genome shotgun sequence includes the following:
- the LOC120577357 gene encoding F-box/FBD/LRR-repeat protein At4g26340-like — encoded protein: MDKVCVPPSLKRLTIIIDNEVGAYLEMKAPDLEYLYINGITSGEVFSMYNLHNVVEAHLNVFLQPFSSVIPLNNLLGNLSGTKHLVLGRSTTKWLLGEPHDLNFQELCYLFRLELTLCRCNINSVLNLLQKCPMLQVLIIHNDKEQSSFLRWTSTPCVPNCLVSHLTFIQFKGFRGFSDEVSFAEYVLQKGLVLKTLIIADISVDLKEKYDILKTISDVPRASGMCQLKFD